The Pseudomonas rhizosphaerae genomic sequence TGGCAAAAAACAACTTCTGGCCACACTGGGAAAGGTGGCCAATAGCTGGCCATTTGTAGCCACTCATTTTTTATCATTCTTCCAAGTAAGGTTTCAAATACACCTATGCAATGGTTAAAAGACAAGTACGCTGCTACGCCAGTGGCACATCGATTTTATATGGTTTCCGTCATTCTAGTCTTCTCTGGAGTGTGGCTGTCCAGGAGCTGGGGCACTGCGGCCCTCGACGTGACCAGCATGATTGCTGCTGGCTTCATGATTGCAGGTTTCATCATGTGGTGCCTGCCAATGGCACGGTGGATGCGTCTGAAGTGGCACAAATCGTTGTACAAGACACCTATAGTCCTATTGCATGTGCTGGCACTCTTGGTCGCTACCGGATTGTCGCGCTTTGCAGTTTCCGAAGCATTGGGCTTGCCGCCGCAGTCTTTCGATCTGACGGTTGGCCTGCTGGCGTTGCTGTTTTATGTACCGGCATGGATGGCAGTACTGGCACTTTTGCTGTCGTTCGGTGGCCTTTTGCTGCTTGTTCTCTTCGGTGTTGCCGTAGTTATCTTCGCGGCCATTCAAATGCTCGCTTCATTCCTGAAGATTTTCGGCGTTAATTACACTCCCCAGCTTAACCTGGGTATGACGTTGTTCCACCCCGGAGGCGCTATTGCAGCTGCCATGGTGCTGGTTGCCTGCTATTCGTTCTTAACCGACAGCTATCAGCCTTGGGTACTGTCGGCGATCAGAACAACTGCGGTAATTGCCGACTTTCATCCTGCACCCAATTACCCCGGTGTACTGCCTGGCGAAAGGATTCACCCGCTGGATAACGGTTACACGGCCTATGCACAGGAGCAGCCTGACCACAGCATCGTGATCGGCGTCAGGACGCAGGAAACTCAAGCACATGACCAGCCTTTGGCTAATCCCATCCCCTCTCCGGCGCAGGTGATGAAACCGTTGTTCGAGAGCCTGTCTGTTCCAGTTGAGTCGAGAAAAGCGTCGTGAACGACGCAGCAGGATGGCGTGCTTCTTGATAGATAGCCAGACGCGCTAACTGTCGAGCGAGAATTCAGTGGTTCAGACTCAAGCATGGCCCTTTTGAGTCTGTCCGCCGCGCTCCCACTCTGCGGCTACCCCCCATTGAAGCCACCTCCCCCTTACCGCACACTGACGCGATTCCTTTCCGATAAAACGGCCGTCCATGAGTAACCCACCCAGCCCCATCCCCTTGATCATCCTCAATGTGCAAGACGCCATCGACCAGCCGAATTGGAAGGGCAAGAGCAACCCTGGCTACCTGGAAACCATCCAGCGGCTTCTGCAGCTGTGGCGTTCCAATGGCTGGCCGGTGCTGCATGTGAAGCACGATGAACCGACGCCTACGTCGACGTACCACACCCATGGGCCGTGGAATGGGATCAAGCATGAAGTCGCGCCGGTGGAGGGCGAACGGGTGATCACCAAGCAGCAGAACTGTGCGTTCATCGGCACGGAGCTGGATGCGGTGCTCAAGGCCATGCAGGTGACACGCTTCGTGCTGACGGGCGTGGTCATTCATAACAGCATGGATGCCACTGTTCGCGCCGGAAAGGCGCTGGGCTACAGCATCACCCTGCCCTCGGATGCGACGACAGCGGTCCCTGTGACCGGCGCCGATGGAACGGTTTGGGATGCGGGCACCGTTCATGATCTGACGTTGGCGATACTCGGTAGCGAATACGCTGAGGTGGTGCTGGCCAGCGATGTGGTCGAGGCGCTCGGGCTGGGGTGAGCGGTGAGCGGCGACACCAACTCCAGATCATCCCGTATGCACGCCACGCCATGACCCGCGCTGACTTCACGCAACAGCGGTCGATCCTGTGCGCAGGCGGGCAGCACGTAAGGGCAGCGGGTGCGAAAGGCGCAGCCTGAGGGGGGCGAGATCGGGCTGGGGATATCGCCTTGCAGCACGATTCGCTGGCGCCGCTGCCCGGGTTCGGGCATGGGGATGGCCGACATCAGCGCTTCGGTGTAGGGATGGCGGGGATGGCTGAACAGCTCGCGGGTGGGCGCTATCTCGACGATGCGGCCCAGGTACATCACTGCGACGCGGTCGGCGATGTGGCCGACCACGGCCAGGTCGTGGGTGACGAAGAGCATGGTCAGGTTCATCTGCCGACGGATGCGCGCGAACAGGTTGAGCACCTGCGCCTGCACCGAGACGTCCAGGGCCGACACTGGTTCGTCGGCCATGATGAATTCAGGTTCCAGGGTCAGGGCGCGGGCGATACCGATGCGCTGGCGTTGGCCGCCGGAGAACTCGTGGGGGTAACGGTCCAGGTACTGGGCGGCGAGGCCAACGGTTTCCAGGGCCTGCCCGGCCTTTTCGCGGCGCCCGGCGGCGTCGAGTTCGGGGTTGTGGAAGCGCAGCGGCATGGCGAGGATGTCGCCCACGCTCATGCGCGGGTTCAGCGAGCCGTAGGGGTCCTGGAAGATCATCTGCATGCGCTTGCGATAGGGCTTGAGCAGGCGGTCGTTGAAAGGTGTGATCTCGGTGTTGTCGAAGACGATGTGCCCTTCGGTGGGTGGGTCGAGCATCATCAGGCTGCGGCCCAGGGTGCTCTTGCCCGAGCCGCTTTCGCCCACCAGGCCGAGCACTTCGCCACGGGCGATGCTCAGGTCGACGCCATCCACGGCGCGGACCAGGTTGTCGTCGCGGTCGCGACGGTGAGCGAGGAAGGTCTTGCGCACGGGGAAGTATTTCTTCAAGCCGACGACGTCGATCAACGGACGCTCTTTCATCGTGCACCTTCCTGTTCGATCGCCAGTTCCCGCCAGCGCACGCAGCGCAGTTGGTGGCCCATTTCGATTTCTTCCAGCACGGGTGCCTGCTGATCGCAGCGGCCCGCGATGCTGTGGCCGCAGCGCGGGTGGAAGGCGCAGCCGCTGGGCGGTGTGCTGGGGTCGGGAACGAAGCCGGCGATGGTGCCCAGTTCACCTTGCACCAGACCGGCGTGTTCGAAGCGCGGCACGGCGGCCAGCAGGCCGCGGGTGTAGGGCATGCGCGGCGAGGACAGCACCTGGCTGACGCTGCCCTGTTCGACGATGCGCCCGGCGTACATCACCATGACCCGGTCGGCGATTTCCGCGACCACGCCGAAGTTGTGGGTGATGAACAGGATCGCCATGCCGTTCTTCTTCTGCAGGTTGCGCAGCAGGTCGAGAATCTGCGCCTGCACGGTGACGTCCAGCGCGGTGGTGGGTTCGTCGGCAATCAGCACGTCCGGCTCCATGGCCAGGGCGATGGCGATCATCACCCGCTGGCGCATGCCGCCGGACAGCTCATGGGGATAACAGTCCAGGCGCTTCACCGGTTCCGGAATGCCGACCTGCTCCAGCAGGGCCAGTGCGCGGGCGCGGGCGTCGGCCTTGCTCAGGGATTGATGGAAACGGATCGCTTCGGCGATCTGATCACCCACGCGGTGCACCGGGTTCAGCGAGGTGAGCGGTTCCTGGAAAATCATCGCCACGCGGTTGCCGCGCACGTGGCGCATCTGCTGCTCGCCCATGGCTACCAGGTCGATGGGCGCGCCGTGGCGGTCGGCGACGATGGCGCTGCCGTCGATGCGGGTTTTCGGCGCTTCGGCGAGCAGCTTCATGATGGCCAGGCTGGTGACGCTCTTGCCCGAACCGCTCTCGCCCACCAGGGCCAGGGTTTCACCGGCACCGATGGTGAAGTTGATGTCGTGGACCACGGGTACGTAGCCGGCGCCCTTGCGGAAGGCGACGTTGAGGTGCGCCACGGCGATCTTCT encodes the following:
- a CDS encoding isochorismatase family protein — translated: MSNPPSPIPLIILNVQDAIDQPNWKGKSNPGYLETIQRLLQLWRSNGWPVLHVKHDEPTPTSTYHTHGPWNGIKHEVAPVEGERVITKQQNCAFIGTELDAVLKAMQVTRFVLTGVVIHNSMDATVRAGKALGYSITLPSDATTAVPVTGADGTVWDAGTVHDLTLAILGSEYAEVVLASDVVEALGLG
- a CDS encoding ABC transporter ATP-binding protein; amino-acid sequence: MKERPLIDVVGLKKYFPVRKTFLAHRRDRDDNLVRAVDGVDLSIARGEVLGLVGESGSGKSTLGRSLMMLDPPTEGHIVFDNTEITPFNDRLLKPYRKRMQMIFQDPYGSLNPRMSVGDILAMPLRFHNPELDAAGRREKAGQALETVGLAAQYLDRYPHEFSGGQRQRIGIARALTLEPEFIMADEPVSALDVSVQAQVLNLFARIRRQMNLTMLFVTHDLAVVGHIADRVAVMYLGRIVEIAPTRELFSHPRHPYTEALMSAIPMPEPGQRRQRIVLQGDIPSPISPPSGCAFRTRCPYVLPACAQDRPLLREVSAGHGVACIRDDLELVSPLTAHPSPSASTTSLASTTSAYSLPSIANVRS
- a CDS encoding ABC transporter ATP-binding protein gives rise to the protein MNADKKIAVAHLNVAFRKGAGYVPVVHDINFTIGAGETLALVGESGSGKSVTSLAIMKLLAEAPKTRIDGSAIVADRHGAPIDLVAMGEQQMRHVRGNRVAMIFQEPLTSLNPVHRVGDQIAEAIRFHQSLSKADARARALALLEQVGIPEPVKRLDCYPHELSGGMRQRVMIAIALAMEPDVLIADEPTTALDVTVQAQILDLLRNLQKKNGMAILFITHNFGVVAEIADRVMVMYAGRIVEQGSVSQVLSSPRMPYTRGLLAAVPRFEHAGLVQGELGTIAGFVPDPSTPPSGCAFHPRCGHSIAGRCDQQAPVLEEIEMGHQLRCVRWRELAIEQEGAR